CGAACCGGGGTTGGCCGGCGGCGGGTCGGCGATTCCGGTGTCCGGGCTGGTCGCGGCACGATGTTACGCATGTGAGCGCTAACAGATTTGGTCATACGGCGGGTGGTCGCCGAAACGGTCGGACACGTGGGCAACGGGAGCCAGCGGCGAAGGTACTGATGCCCCTTGAGGCGGACCACGGCTCCTGTTAGCGTTAACACCTCGCAGTGACGCGAGTCACTACCCCTGTCCCAGGTCATCCGAGGAGTGGTTGTGCTGTTCGCTCAACGCAGAGGAACGGCATGGCGGGCCTTGTCGCTCGTCGCTGCCATCGTCGCCGGGCTGTTCCTGAGCCCGATCAGTCAAGACCAGGCGGAAGCCGCGCCCGGCCCGTCGTTCACCAACCCCGTAGTCGGTGCGCCGAACAGCGCGGATCCGACCCTGGTGCAGTACAACGGCAACTACTACTACGTTGCCACGACGTGGTCGTCCGACGTGGTCATGCGCCGATCCGCCACGATCGCGGGCCTGCGCAGCGCCCCTGAGCAGCTGGTGCTGCGCACCGGCGGGGACACCATGTGGGCGCCGCACCTGGAGATGGTCGGCAACCGCTGGTACCTGTACTACTCGGTGGAGATGTCCGGAGCGCCGCGGCGGACGCACGTCGCGGAGAGCGCCGGGTCGGACCCGATGGGCCCGTACACCTACCGCGGCGTCGTGAACCTGATGCCCAACAACGGGTGGGCGATCGACGCGAGCCTGTTGAAGCTCAACGGGGCGCTGTACATGACGTTCTCGGCGTTCTCGCCGGTCGACAACCTCCAGTCGCTCTACATCGCGCCGATGGCGAGCCCGGTGCAGGCCAGTGCGTTCGGGACGCGGATCTCCGCTCCGACGCTGGCATGGGAACGGCAGGACGGCGCGGTCAACGAGGGGACGTTCGCGTTGCAGCGCAACGGCCGCACGTTCCTGACCTACTCGGGCAGCCACTGCAACGGACCCAACTACAAGGTCGGCATGCTGGAGTACCGCGGCGGCGACCCGTTGGCGCAGGGCTCCTGGTCCAAGTTCGCCAATCCGATCTTCCAGCGCAACGACGCCGCCGGCGTCTACGGCCCGGGTCAC
This is a stretch of genomic DNA from Saccharothrix ecbatanensis. It encodes these proteins:
- a CDS encoding family 43 glycosylhydrolase, with amino-acid sequence MLFAQRRGTAWRALSLVAAIVAGLFLSPISQDQAEAAPGPSFTNPVVGAPNSADPTLVQYNGNYYYVATTWSSDVVMRRSATIAGLRSAPEQLVLRTGGDTMWAPHLEMVGNRWYLYYSVEMSGAPRRTHVAESAGSDPMGPYTYRGVVNLMPNNGWAIDASLLKLNGALYMTFSAFSPVDNLQSLYIAPMASPVQASAFGTRISAPTLAWERQDGAVNEGTFALQRNGRTFLTYSGSHCNGPNYKVGMLEYRGGDPLAQGSWSKFANPIFQRNDAAGVYGPGHHSFFTSPDGTETWIAYHANSSASQGCGTSRTTRVQKISWNADGTPNLGVPVSTSTVIAGPSGETGSTPRVKIRNQHSDLCLDDYNFGAAPGAEVRQWTCNNLPVQDWYLTAVGDGYYRIANGHSGLCLDNKDFGTAPGSVVQQWTCNDLAVQQWRLTTTNGRTTLVNRHSGLCLDNYNFGTAPGSEVRQWTCNGLAVQQWNVA